A single Hippocampus zosterae strain Florida chromosome 1, ASM2543408v3, whole genome shotgun sequence DNA region contains:
- the frem1a gene encoding FRAS1-related extracellular matrix protein 1a isoform X2: MLKSKGQSLAWLPLLLLEMSCNASLVKVNKALKVRRGQSSYLQEGDLHFLLPLPKDACQVEVVLNEPITQRVGKILPQVFNCHYRENEVKYVHNGSPLLMEDTVKLRLYRFTETDTYTEVFSLHVDIVEPDCSIIKLGPQFLQVPFYGISADVDGNVLSLHYEKRSSLECSIHLNSHDTNLPAHGQLVTGKPKEAVKRGDEPLRYIEDPVRCNSDVCLKGVKHVTFLKVPCEDFLLMGLKYQHMTPPSPDIDYIAIRLDLKDTRSGNLYQSEQIWIPVQITGGLVNQSPVMSFMSTFILEVDQFILTPLSTATLDGKDEETQQERLIFNITKAPSDGFITHLSDHTRPIHSFTWLDLNGMLIAYQPPNSTHTQRRHFEMEIDVHDFFFEKSPPMTVQMSVRNADTNAPRVSWNMGLSLLEGQSRPITWEQLQIVDNNDIGAVRIITVEGLLHGRLTVRGGKGFMFTVGDIKAGIVCYHHDDSDSTSDFIIFRITDGHQQTRHKFPIKILPKDDSPPFLIANMLLEVSQGQTTLLKGTALQASDVDSSSDYILFNITRPPQAGDIVKFPGPGLTGYVVSKFLQRDLSQSMVYYRHKGNEVLDDSFEFVLSDFQDPPNLSEPQVVMLHVEPVPRQAPREVPTARRCLVVKETDVVHVTQQHLHFVDKDSPDSDLTYTVTTPPFDRDRHSSEDAGRLFLVDSLPTFTKDTNAPVLRLFTQHAVNFMKVAYMPPTADIGPFPRYIQFGLSVTNQHGHTLDGICFNITVIPVDNQSPQVITKPLMVDEGGECLLGSEHLQLSDPDSVEEALRLELLGQPQHGALQMNNFPLKPGLTFTVQDLTSHRVRYRHDNSETLDDRINLAATDGTNKISFILQVDVSPINDEVPVLVAGLKPVLPCSEGQTTIISVEYISAIDADTENNSLAFLIARQPRHGLVLRNDMAVDHFVQADVLAGMISYKHSGQEIGLTPHGDMITFVISDGETEKSVLCCGGRNPKIGSREKSLPVYDLRITISPVNSQPPSLKIGDIFVVDEGGRAQVNASHLKVSDADTVVDELVVSLVTPPRFGYLENVLSRPGFEKSNVGVSIDSCSYRDIIAGQINYVQSRHQKLEPTSDQLILRVSDGKFSSTRVTFNIVVRPTNDELPELVAQNMTVQEGHKRNLDLSVLNATDLDVPNDVLRFHVVKPPRYGNIIRHIDTDTHRGANSKSSVADFTMAELWVCVYNLSQGHDVAYVHDDSEHLEDDFTIQLMDGRHKIQRQVLVEVLAVNDEKPHLIRNNGLELEPGEARLISSVALFAQDHDTPSSQVMYIFERVPAHGLLQLKRIQNWLLLTVGENCTQEMVDTNRLRYVHKDPFGTTMQDLFVFHLHDGQNQSPSQQFNISIKHVEKGTIAMFVTPVNVNRGGRVVLTTDVLFATDHADRPDELLFVVTVPAAHGYLENTKHPGVSISAFSQMDIAANCVAYVHNNQASTPTETIHFVVSNNQTSRKGILELSVKMLDQIPPSLTNKGLVVPQGLAMTLSRDCLAMTDPDTPRGALVFKLRHPPRHGELLLRGTALMMGSTFTQQHIEELEVTYKHNGAQSQIDRFEFTATDGTNRGVRLDGKLHTEPLPFIIQIKPLKRSHPEVVKLLPLWKAELLGDGRYGIFLSSRELKAKNTNGKEEELIFVIVRQPYFGHLENITTGGFARQRFSQLDLNRRTIVYIVNPDMESLSDSLEFRVSDRHGNAGLSHILQLSWSSVELSQPEYCANEEEKRVSVEIIRKGNVAESSYVKVKVNEGTATAGKDFLSSSSSLLQFDPGVSLKIWNIEVIQDQLEEADEVFEVLLIFPEGTVIASVKKAQVTIKDTGREAETLAGEALTSLSPATSHNSSGGIPVAFPGQSGDRVSPADNISSPTRRGHSTPFRLRTAVSDLEVLIFISTGSRSAANCSSEGLQ; encoded by the exons GTTCACGGAGACTGACACCTACACGGAGGTTTTTTCTCTCCACGTCGACATCGTGGAACCCGATTGCAGTATCATCAAGCTCGGACCTCAATTTTTGCAAGTTCCATTTTATGGCATCTCTGCGGACGTTGACGGCAATGTGCTGTCCCTCCACTATGAAAAGCGGTCCAGCTTAGAGTGCAGCATCCATCTCAATAGCCATGACACCAACCTGCCAGCTCATGGGCAACTCGTTACTGGAAAGCCCAAGGAAGCCGTCAAACGAGGGGACGAGCCACTTCGCTACATTGAGG ATCCGGTGAGATGTAATTCTGACGTCTGCCTGAAGGGAGTGAAGCATGTCACGTTCCTCAAAGTTCCCTGCGAGGACTTCCTGCTGATGGGGCTGAAATACCAGCATATGACTCCTCCATCTCCTGACATTGACTACATTGCAATCAGGCTTGACCTCAAAGACACAAGGAGTGGCAACCTTTACCAG TCTGAACAGATTTGGATTCCGGTGCAGATTACAGGCGGACTGGTGAACCAGTCGCCCGTGATGTCATTCATGTCGACGTTCATCTTGGAGGTGGACCAATTCATCCTCACGCCACTATCCACCGCCACATTAGACGGCAAAGATGAGGAAACTCAGCAGGAGAGGCTAATTTTTAACATCACAAAAGCGCCTTCAGATGGCTTCATCACTCACCTCTCTGACCACACGCGCCCGATCCATTCCTTCACATGGTTGGATTTAAATGGCATGCTCATTGCATATCAGCCCCCGAATTCCACTCACACCCAGCGCAGGCACTTTGAG ATGGAAATCGACGTTCATGATTTTTTCTTTGAGAAGAGCCCACCAATGACTGTGCAAATGTCCGTTCGGAATGCAGACACCAATGCACCCAGAGTTTCCTGGAACATGG GTCTCAGCCTGTTGGAAGGCCAATCACGTCCGATAACATGGGAGCAGCTCCAGATTGTGGACAATAACGACATAGGCGCTGTCCGTATCATCACCGTGGAGGGCCTTCTGCATGGAAGGCTGACCGTCAGAG GTGGAAAGGGTTTCATGTTTACCGTCGGGGACATCAAAGCCGGAATTGTTTGCTATCACCATGATGACAGCGACTCCACCAGTGACTTCATCATCTTCCGCATCACCGATGGTCACCAGCAGACCAGGCACAAGTTCCCCATCAAGATCCTCCCTAAAGATGATAGCCCTCCATTCCTCATTGCCAACATGTTACTGGAGGTCTCCCAGGGTCAAACAACTCTGTTGAAAGGCACCGCCCTTCAGGCTTCCGATGTGGACTCCAGCAGTGACTACATCCTCTTTAACATCACGAGGCCCCCGCAGGCGGGAGATATTGTGAAGTTTCCAGGACCAGGGCTAACAG GTTATGTAGTCAGCAAGTTTTTGCAGCGGGACCTCTCTCAGTCCATGGTTTATTATCGACACAAAGGGAATGAGGTGCTTGATGACTCCTTTGAGTTTGTGCTCTCAGATTTCCAGGATCCTCCAAACTTGTCAGAGCCCCAG GTAGTCATGTTGCACGTTGAGCCGGTACCGCGCCAAGCACCTCGAGAGGTTCCTACTGCCAGACGGTGCCTTGTGGTCAAAGAGACCGACGTGGTCCATGTAACACAGCAACACCTTCACTTTGTAGACAAGGACTCACCAGACAGCGATCTGACATACACGGTTACGACACCGCCTTTCGATCGAGATCGTCACAG CAGCGAGGATGCAGGGAGGTTATTCCTCGTGGACAGTCTACCCACATTCACCAAAGACACCAATGCGCCAGTGTTGAGGCTCTTTACACAG CATGCCGTCAACTTCATGAAAGTAGCTTACATGCCTCCAACTGCGGACATTGGTCCTTTTCCTCGATATATCCAGTTTGGTCTCTCAGTCACCAATCAACACGGCCACACACTTGATGGGATCTGCTTTAACATTACTGTGATACCCGTGGACAATCAATCGCCACAG GTAATCACCAAGCCTCTAATGGTCGACGAGGGTGGTGAGTGCTTGCTCGGCTCGGAGCACCTGCAGCTATCAGATCCAGACTCTGTTGAAGAAGCCTTGCGATTGGAGCTTTTGGGGCAACCGCAGCACGGGGCGCTGCAGATGAACAACTTTCCTCTAAAACCCGGACTGACCTTCACTGTGCAAGACCTGACAAGCCACAGAGTTAG GTACCGTCATGACAATTCAGAGACTCTGGATGACCGCATCAATTTGGCTGCAACAGATGGCACCAATAAAATCAGTTTCATTCTGCAAGTGGAT GTATCCCCGATCAATGATGAGGTACCGGTGCTGGTTGCCGGTTTGAAACCAGTGCTCCCGTGCTCGGAGGGGCAGACAACAATCATTTCAGTTGAGTACATCTCCGCAATTGACGCGGACACCGAAAACAACAGCCTAGCCTTCCTGATTGCGCGACAGCCTCGCCACGGCCTGGTGCTGAGAAACGACATGGCCGTCGATCATTTCGTTCAGGCGGACGTCCTTGCAGGCATGATCAGCTACAAGCACTCTG GTCAGGAGATCGGACTCACTCCGCACGGTGACATGATCACCTTTGTGATTTCTGATGGAGAAACAGAAAAATCTGTGCTATGCTGCGGTGGAAGAAACCCGAAAATAGGAAGCAGAGAAAAATCTCTGCCCGTGTACGACCTCCGCATCACCATTTCCCCCGTCAACAGCCAGCCACCCTCGCTGAAAATAG GAGACATATTTGTGGTCGACGAAGGTGGGAGAGCCCAGGTAAACGCGAGTCATCTGAAGGTGTCTGATGCTGACACAGTCGTGGATGAGCTGGTGGTCAGTTTGGTTACTCCGCCGCGGTTTGGCTACCTTGAAAATGTTCTGTCGAGACCTGGCTTTGAGAAAAGCAACGTGGGTGTGAGCATAG ACTCCTGCTCTTACAGAGACATCATTGCCGGTCAGATCAACTATGTGCAGTCCAGGCACCAAAAACTGGAACCAACAAGCGATCAGTTAATCCTCCGTGTGTCAGACGGCAAATTCAGCTCCACCCGTGTCACGTTCAACATTGTTGTCCGCCCAACAAATGACGAGCTTCCGGAGTTGGTGGCTCAGAATATGACG GTACAAGAAGGACACAAGAGGAATCTGGACTTGTCTGTGTTGAATGCGACAGATCTGGACGTCCCCAATGATGTCTTGCGCTTCCATGTTGTGAAACCCCCCCGGTATGGCAATATCATTCGTCACATCGACACTGACACTCATCGGGGGGCCAATTCAAAATCCAGTGTGGCTGACTTCACAATGGCAGAG CTCTGGGTTTGTGTGTATAACCTTTCACAAG GTCATGATGTGGCATATGTGCACGACGACTCTGAACATCTGGAGGACGACTTTACCATCCAGTTAATGGACGGCAGACACAAAATCCAGAGACAGGTTCTGGTGGAAGTACTTGCAGTCAACGATGAAAAACCTCATTTGATCAG AAACAATGGACTGGAGTTGGAACCAGGAGAGGCCAGACTCATAAGCAGTGTAGCCCTCTTCGCACAGGACCATGACACTCCCTCCTCGCAGGTCATGTACATTTTTGAGAGGGTACCTGCACATGGACTCCTACAGCTTAAG CGTATTCAAAACTGGCTGCTGCTGACAGTCGGGGAAAACTGCACCCAGGAAATGGTGGACACGAATCGTCTGCGCTATGTGCACAAAGACCCGTTTGGTACGACAATGCAGgacctttttgttttccacctACATGACGGACAGAATCAGTCTCCCTCACAGCAGTTCAACATATCTATCAAACATGTGGAAAAAG GAACTATCGCCATGTTTGTCACGCCTGTGAATGTTAACCGCGGCGGGCGCGTGGTCCTCACCACCGACGTGCTGTTTGCCACAGACCACGCGGACCGGCCTGACGAGCTGCTGTTTGTCGTTACCGTCCCGGCAGCTCATGGCTATTTGGAGAACACCAAGCATCCCGGTGTCAGCATCTCTGCCTTCAGCCAGATGGACATCGCCGCAAACTGTGTGGCTTATGTGCACAACAACCAAGCTAGCACACCCACAGAAACCATTCA CTTTGTCGTTAGTAACAACCAGACAAGCCGAAAGGGAATCTTGGAGTTGTCGGTGAAAATGTTGGATCAAATCCCCCCGTCGTTGACCAACAAAGGCCTTGTCGTTCCCCAAGGGTTGGCCATGACCCTGAGTCGAGACTGCCTGGCCATGACCGACCCCGACACCCCACGGGGCGCCCTGGTCTTCAAACTCCGGCATCCTCCTCGACACGGCGAGCTGCTTTTACGCGGAACCGCGCTGATGATGGGTTCCACTTTCACCCAGCAACACATTGAGGAGTTGGAGGTCACGTACAAGCATAACGGAGCGCAGTCCCAGATCGACCGGTTCGAATTCACCGCCACGGATGGCACCAATCGCGGGGTCCGGCTGGATGGGAAGTTGCATACGGAGCCGCTGCCGTTCATCATTCAG ATCAAGCCTTTGAAGAGGTCACATCCAGAAGTTGTAAAGCTTCTCCCCCTTTGGAAAGCTGAGCTTTTAGGCGATGGACGATACggaatttttttgtcatctcgGGAGCTCAAAGCCAAAAACACAAACGGCAAAGAAGAGGAGCTGATCTTCGTCATTGTTCGGCAGCCCTATTTTGGCCACCTCGAAAATATCACGACAG GTGGTTTCGCCCGACAGCGTTTCTCGCAATTGGATCTGAACCGGAGAACAATCGTCTACATCGTCAATCCGGATATGGAATCTCTGTCAGACAGCTTGGAATTCAGGGTGTCAGATCGCCACGGAAACGCTGGGCTGTCTCACAT ACTACAACTAAGCTGGTCTAGCGTTGAGCTGTCCCAGCCCGAATACTGCGCCAACGAGGAGGAGAAAAGAGTCTCGGTGGAGATCATCCGGAAAGGAAATGTAGCAGAGTCGTCatatgtcaaagtcaag GTGAACGAGGGGACTGCAACTGCGGGAAAAGATTTCCTCTCAAGCTCATCTTCCCTTCTCCAGTTTGATCCAG GAGTCTCACTGAAGATCTGGAACATTGAAGTCATTCAGGATCAACTCGAAGAGGCAGATGAAGTATTTGAAGTGCTCCTCATTTTTCCGGAAGGGACAGTTATTGCCAGCGTCAAGAAAGCTCAAGTTACCATAAAGGACACTGGAAGAG AGGCAGAAACTTTGGCAGGGGAAGCCCTCACTTCCCTCTCCCCGGCCACATCTCACAACTCTTCCGGAGGGATCCCCgtggcattcccaggccagtcGGGAGACAGAGTCTCACCAGCGGACAATATTTCATCgccgacccggagagggcattCAACCcctttccgactgaggaccgcggtctcagatttggaagtgctgattttcatctcgACCGGTTCACGGTCAGCTGCAAACTGCTCCAGTGAGGGTTTGCAATGA
- the frem1a gene encoding FRAS1-related extracellular matrix protein 1a isoform X3: protein MLKSKGQSLAWLPLLLLEMSCNASLVKVNKALKVRRGQSSYLQEGDLHFLLPLPKDACQVEVVLNEPITQRVGKILPQVFNCHYRENEVKYVHNGSPLLMEDTVKLRLYRFTETDTYTEVFSLHVDIVEPDCSIIKLGPQFLQVPFYGISADVDGNVLSLHYEKRSSLECSIHLNSHDTNLPAHGQLVTGKPKEAVKRGDEPLRYIEDPVRCNSDVCLKGVKHVTFLKVPCEDFLLMGLKYQHMTPPSPDIDYIAIRLDLKDTRSGNLYQSEQIWIPVQITGGLVNQSPVMSFMSTFILEVDQFILTPLSTATLDGKDEETQQERLIFNITKAPSDGFITHLSDHTRPIHSFTWLDLNGMLIAYQPPNSTHTQRRHFEMEIDVHDFFFEKSPPMTVQMSVRNADTNAPRVSWNMGLSLLEGQSRPITWEQLQIVDNNDIGAVRIITVEGLLHGRLTVRGGKGFMFTVGDIKAGIVCYHHDDSDSTSDFIIFRITDGHQQTRHKFPIKILPKDDSPPFLIANMLLEVSQGQTTLLKGTALQASDVDSSSDYILFNITRPPQAGDIVKFPGPGLTGYVVSKFLQRDLSQSMVYYRHKGNEVLDDSFEFVLSDFQDPPNLSEPQVVMLHVEPVPRQAPREVPTARRCLVVKETDVVHVTQQHLHFVDKDSPDSDLTYTVTTPPFDRDRHSSEDAGRLFLVDSLPTFTKDTNAPVLRLFTQHAVNFMKVAYMPPTADIGPFPRYIQFGLSVTNQHGHTLDGICFNITVIPVDNQSPQVITKPLMVDEGGECLLGSEHLQLSDPDSVEEALRLELLGQPQHGALQMNNFPLKPGLTFTVQDLTSHRVRYRHDNSETLDDRINLAATDGTNKISFILQVDVSPINDEVPVLVAGLKPVLPCSEGQTTIISVEYISAIDADTENNSLAFLIARQPRHGLVLRNDMAVDHFVQADVLAGMISYKHSGQEIGLTPHGDMITFVISDGETEKSVLCCGGRNPKIGSREKSLPVYDLRITISPVNSQPPSLKIGDIFVVDEGGRAQVNASHLKVSDADTVVDELVVSLVTPPRFGYLENVLSRPGFEKSNVGVSIDSCSYRDIIAGQINYVQSRHQKLEPTSDQLILRVSDGKFSSTRVTFNIVVRPTNDELPELVAQNMTVQEGHKRNLDLSVLNATDLDVPNDVLRFHVVKPPRYGNIIRHIDTDTHRGANSKSSVADFTMAELWVCVYNLSQGHDVAYVHDDSEHLEDDFTIQLMDGRHKIQRQVLVEVLAVNDEKPHLIRNNGLELEPGEARLISSVALFAQDHDTPSSQVMYIFERVPAHGLLQLKRIQNWLLLTVGENCTQEMVDTNRLRYVHKDPFGTTMQDLFVFHLHDGQNQSPSQQFNISIKHVEKGTIAMFVTPLMAIWRTPSIPVSASLPSARWTSPQTVWLMCTTTKLAHPQKPFTLSLVTTRQAERESWSCR from the exons GTTCACGGAGACTGACACCTACACGGAGGTTTTTTCTCTCCACGTCGACATCGTGGAACCCGATTGCAGTATCATCAAGCTCGGACCTCAATTTTTGCAAGTTCCATTTTATGGCATCTCTGCGGACGTTGACGGCAATGTGCTGTCCCTCCACTATGAAAAGCGGTCCAGCTTAGAGTGCAGCATCCATCTCAATAGCCATGACACCAACCTGCCAGCTCATGGGCAACTCGTTACTGGAAAGCCCAAGGAAGCCGTCAAACGAGGGGACGAGCCACTTCGCTACATTGAGG ATCCGGTGAGATGTAATTCTGACGTCTGCCTGAAGGGAGTGAAGCATGTCACGTTCCTCAAAGTTCCCTGCGAGGACTTCCTGCTGATGGGGCTGAAATACCAGCATATGACTCCTCCATCTCCTGACATTGACTACATTGCAATCAGGCTTGACCTCAAAGACACAAGGAGTGGCAACCTTTACCAG TCTGAACAGATTTGGATTCCGGTGCAGATTACAGGCGGACTGGTGAACCAGTCGCCCGTGATGTCATTCATGTCGACGTTCATCTTGGAGGTGGACCAATTCATCCTCACGCCACTATCCACCGCCACATTAGACGGCAAAGATGAGGAAACTCAGCAGGAGAGGCTAATTTTTAACATCACAAAAGCGCCTTCAGATGGCTTCATCACTCACCTCTCTGACCACACGCGCCCGATCCATTCCTTCACATGGTTGGATTTAAATGGCATGCTCATTGCATATCAGCCCCCGAATTCCACTCACACCCAGCGCAGGCACTTTGAG ATGGAAATCGACGTTCATGATTTTTTCTTTGAGAAGAGCCCACCAATGACTGTGCAAATGTCCGTTCGGAATGCAGACACCAATGCACCCAGAGTTTCCTGGAACATGG GTCTCAGCCTGTTGGAAGGCCAATCACGTCCGATAACATGGGAGCAGCTCCAGATTGTGGACAATAACGACATAGGCGCTGTCCGTATCATCACCGTGGAGGGCCTTCTGCATGGAAGGCTGACCGTCAGAG GTGGAAAGGGTTTCATGTTTACCGTCGGGGACATCAAAGCCGGAATTGTTTGCTATCACCATGATGACAGCGACTCCACCAGTGACTTCATCATCTTCCGCATCACCGATGGTCACCAGCAGACCAGGCACAAGTTCCCCATCAAGATCCTCCCTAAAGATGATAGCCCTCCATTCCTCATTGCCAACATGTTACTGGAGGTCTCCCAGGGTCAAACAACTCTGTTGAAAGGCACCGCCCTTCAGGCTTCCGATGTGGACTCCAGCAGTGACTACATCCTCTTTAACATCACGAGGCCCCCGCAGGCGGGAGATATTGTGAAGTTTCCAGGACCAGGGCTAACAG GTTATGTAGTCAGCAAGTTTTTGCAGCGGGACCTCTCTCAGTCCATGGTTTATTATCGACACAAAGGGAATGAGGTGCTTGATGACTCCTTTGAGTTTGTGCTCTCAGATTTCCAGGATCCTCCAAACTTGTCAGAGCCCCAG GTAGTCATGTTGCACGTTGAGCCGGTACCGCGCCAAGCACCTCGAGAGGTTCCTACTGCCAGACGGTGCCTTGTGGTCAAAGAGACCGACGTGGTCCATGTAACACAGCAACACCTTCACTTTGTAGACAAGGACTCACCAGACAGCGATCTGACATACACGGTTACGACACCGCCTTTCGATCGAGATCGTCACAG CAGCGAGGATGCAGGGAGGTTATTCCTCGTGGACAGTCTACCCACATTCACCAAAGACACCAATGCGCCAGTGTTGAGGCTCTTTACACAG CATGCCGTCAACTTCATGAAAGTAGCTTACATGCCTCCAACTGCGGACATTGGTCCTTTTCCTCGATATATCCAGTTTGGTCTCTCAGTCACCAATCAACACGGCCACACACTTGATGGGATCTGCTTTAACATTACTGTGATACCCGTGGACAATCAATCGCCACAG GTAATCACCAAGCCTCTAATGGTCGACGAGGGTGGTGAGTGCTTGCTCGGCTCGGAGCACCTGCAGCTATCAGATCCAGACTCTGTTGAAGAAGCCTTGCGATTGGAGCTTTTGGGGCAACCGCAGCACGGGGCGCTGCAGATGAACAACTTTCCTCTAAAACCCGGACTGACCTTCACTGTGCAAGACCTGACAAGCCACAGAGTTAG GTACCGTCATGACAATTCAGAGACTCTGGATGACCGCATCAATTTGGCTGCAACAGATGGCACCAATAAAATCAGTTTCATTCTGCAAGTGGAT GTATCCCCGATCAATGATGAGGTACCGGTGCTGGTTGCCGGTTTGAAACCAGTGCTCCCGTGCTCGGAGGGGCAGACAACAATCATTTCAGTTGAGTACATCTCCGCAATTGACGCGGACACCGAAAACAACAGCCTAGCCTTCCTGATTGCGCGACAGCCTCGCCACGGCCTGGTGCTGAGAAACGACATGGCCGTCGATCATTTCGTTCAGGCGGACGTCCTTGCAGGCATGATCAGCTACAAGCACTCTG GTCAGGAGATCGGACTCACTCCGCACGGTGACATGATCACCTTTGTGATTTCTGATGGAGAAACAGAAAAATCTGTGCTATGCTGCGGTGGAAGAAACCCGAAAATAGGAAGCAGAGAAAAATCTCTGCCCGTGTACGACCTCCGCATCACCATTTCCCCCGTCAACAGCCAGCCACCCTCGCTGAAAATAG GAGACATATTTGTGGTCGACGAAGGTGGGAGAGCCCAGGTAAACGCGAGTCATCTGAAGGTGTCTGATGCTGACACAGTCGTGGATGAGCTGGTGGTCAGTTTGGTTACTCCGCCGCGGTTTGGCTACCTTGAAAATGTTCTGTCGAGACCTGGCTTTGAGAAAAGCAACGTGGGTGTGAGCATAG ACTCCTGCTCTTACAGAGACATCATTGCCGGTCAGATCAACTATGTGCAGTCCAGGCACCAAAAACTGGAACCAACAAGCGATCAGTTAATCCTCCGTGTGTCAGACGGCAAATTCAGCTCCACCCGTGTCACGTTCAACATTGTTGTCCGCCCAACAAATGACGAGCTTCCGGAGTTGGTGGCTCAGAATATGACG GTACAAGAAGGACACAAGAGGAATCTGGACTTGTCTGTGTTGAATGCGACAGATCTGGACGTCCCCAATGATGTCTTGCGCTTCCATGTTGTGAAACCCCCCCGGTATGGCAATATCATTCGTCACATCGACACTGACACTCATCGGGGGGCCAATTCAAAATCCAGTGTGGCTGACTTCACAATGGCAGAG CTCTGGGTTTGTGTGTATAACCTTTCACAAG GTCATGATGTGGCATATGTGCACGACGACTCTGAACATCTGGAGGACGACTTTACCATCCAGTTAATGGACGGCAGACACAAAATCCAGAGACAGGTTCTGGTGGAAGTACTTGCAGTCAACGATGAAAAACCTCATTTGATCAG AAACAATGGACTGGAGTTGGAACCAGGAGAGGCCAGACTCATAAGCAGTGTAGCCCTCTTCGCACAGGACCATGACACTCCCTCCTCGCAGGTCATGTACATTTTTGAGAGGGTACCTGCACATGGACTCCTACAGCTTAAG CGTATTCAAAACTGGCTGCTGCTGACAGTCGGGGAAAACTGCACCCAGGAAATGGTGGACACGAATCGTCTGCGCTATGTGCACAAAGACCCGTTTGGTACGACAATGCAGgacctttttgttttccacctACATGACGGACAGAATCAGTCTCCCTCACAGCAGTTCAACATATCTATCAAACATGTGGAAAAAG GAACTATCGCCATGTTTGTCACGCCT CTCATGGCTATTTGGAGAACACCAAGCATCCCGGTGTCAGCATCTCTGCCTTCAGCCAGATGGACATCGCCGCAAACTGTGTGGCTTATGTGCACAACAACCAAGCTAGCACACCCACAGAAACCATTCA CTTTGTCGTTAGTAACAACCAGACAAGCCGAAAGGGAATCTTGGAGTTGTCGGTGA